Part of the Lotus japonicus ecotype B-129 chromosome 6, LjGifu_v1.2 genome, tttttttttttgggatggTAGGTAATAATGTCTCTCATGAGTCATGAACTTGAAGTTGGTGATGCAATTGCTAACCAATTAGATTAAGAAAGAAGTTATAATATAATTGAAGTAATAATCACTTTTCAAACTATCTGGCTTTTTAAATTGAAGTACCTGGAGCTATGTAGCCATAAGAACCAGCAATGGAAGACATGCACTCTGAAGTCCCAGTATCTTGCATGAACTTGGCAAGCCCAAAATCAGCAACATGAGCCTCAAAATCAGAGTTCAATAATATGTTGTTTGACTTCACATCCCTATGGATTATCAGAGGGGAACAATCATGGTGCAAATAGCAAAGCCCTTTTGCAGCTTCTGTGGCTATTTTCAGCCTAGTATCCCATTTCAGAAACTCACCCCTCTTCCCATGCAACACTTCACCTAAGCTTCCATTTGGCATGTAATCATAAACAAGCAAATTGGTCTCTTTGTTTGAACAAAATGCTAGCAACCTCACAATGTACCTGTGCCTGATTCTACCTAATGTTTTAATTTCTGCTGAGAGGCCATTGTCATGAGAAGAGCCTTTGTTGATTCCTAATAACTTCTTCACTGCAACTTCCTCTCCATTTGGCATGGTTCCTCTGTACACAACCCCAGCTCCACCTCTTCCTATGACATTGCTTTCCTTTATGCATCCCACAATGTCTTCACTCCCATATTCCAGTTTCTGAAATGATGTTAGCTTCCATGAATTGGAGTGTTTCCTTGCTTTTCTGCTCTTGATGATGGCTAAGGTTGCAAACACAAATGAACATCCCAACAATGCCAATGCAAAAAGAAGCTTGAATTTCCCAGGGACTACTCCAGGTTTTGCACTTTGAGATTCCATTGCTGTTGTTGAAGAAAGGTTGCATGGATTGAACTCATATCCACATAGCTGAGGGTTAGCCACAAAGGATGTTGAATTAAAGATTGAAAATTGCCCTCCTTCAGGTATTGAACCTGAGAAGTTATTGTGAGAGAAATCTGCTGAAGTTAAACCCTTCATGGTCCCAAGTTCCTTGGGAATGCTTTGATTGAGGTGGTTCAATGAGACATTAAGATAATTTAGTATAAGAATTTGAGTAACTTGAATTGGGATAGGGCCTAATAGCTGGTTTTGGCTTAAATCTAAGTATGTGAGTAAGGTACAGTTACCTATCTCTGGAGGAATAGTACCTGAAAAGTTGTTCATACTCACATCCAACTTGATGATGTTTTTCAATCTCCCAATATCTGGTGGAATTTCACCTGAGAATCTGTTTCCACTAAGCTGAAGAATTTGCAAGTTGGGAAAGTTTCCTATTGAAGCTGGCAGAGAACCTGATAAGTTATTGTTTGATAGAATCAATTGTCCAAGTCTGGAGGGTGCAATTGCCTTGCTTGTTTCTTGTGGAATTTTACCACTGAGATAATTGTTCTGCAGTTCCAAAAGAGAGAGCTCAGGCAAGTAAAGGAAACCATGTGGAAGTGAACCAGTTAAGTAGTTTTGACCCAAACGAACTCTTTGGAGTGTGTAGCATTGACCAAGTTCATCAGGCAAAGATCCAAACAGAAAGTTTCTCAGCAAGATCAAAATCTGCAGCCTCTTTCCACTGCATAGAGATTTTGGGACTAGTCCTGTGAGCTTGTTTGTTGAAAGGTCAAGCTCAGTTAACCTTCCATTGTGTCCAAGCTTTGGAGGAATCACTCCAGTGAAGTTGTTCTGCCAGAGCTTCAGCACCTCCAGTTTAGGTAGCTCAGCAATGAAATGAGGGATTTCTCCATGGAAATTGTTGATGAAGAGGTTCAAGAGGGTGAGTTCTTGAAGGCCTGAGAACTCATAAGGGATGTCTCCTGTTAGCTTGTTGACTGAAAGATCAAGATTTTTCAAACTAGTCAAGTTTCCTAGCTGAGGTGGGATTGATCCTGTGAGCTGATTAGTTTGCAAGAAGAGTGTGTCTAGCTTGTAGAGTTTTCCTAACTCAGCTGGAATTGAACCATTCAAGCCACAGTTTGCAAGGTCTAAATGAACCAAGTTGATCAATTCACCAAATTGAGGTGGGATCCCACCTTCAAATTGATTGTAGTATCCCAATAAAAGATGGGTAAGGTTAGTGAGATTCCCAATCTCACTTGGTATGAAACCACTCAAATCATTTCCTGCAAGAGACAGAAAGTTGAGCCCCCTCATTTTCCCATAGCTTGGAGGGATTTTCCCAGAGAAGTAGTTCCCTCCAAAATTCAAGTGCTTGAGCCATGGGAGTTGAATCACACTCTCAGGAAGTGAACCATTGAACTCATTGTTATAAGCATCAAGAACCTCAAGCTCCTTCAAGTGTGAAATTTCCCAGCTCAAGTTTCCACTGAACATGTTGTTAGACATGTTGAGGAATCTCAGGTTTGGTAACCTATGAATACCAGAAACTGAACCAGAAATGTTTAAATTGGATATGTCAAGTGATGACACCACAGAAATGTTATTATCATGGTCACACTGAATGCCATGCCATGTGGTGCAAAGGGACAAGTAGTTAGAGATTTTCCAACTGCTCAAAGAAGAGTGGTTAGCAGCTTCAAAACCTTGTTTGAGAGAAACCAATACAGAAGCTTGGTTTCTCAGAGAAAGAGGAAGTGAAGAAACAGAAGCAGGACTAGTAGTGAGGAAcagaaagaggaagaggaagcaaGTGATCACAAAACTGAAAGAAGGAGTGGCCATAACTGGTTTAGATAGAGGAATGAAAGAGCAATGAGAACATCTCAACTCATAGAGCTTAAAGTTATAGTGAATATACACTAGAAGATACAAAGAGAGTGATGAAGGTAAAGGGAGCCAACAGCATCAGCATCAGCATCCAATGTactctttttttctcttcttctttccctCCCTCtacacttttttttctttttcttctttagaTTCACGCACACACTTACACACACTACTTACTTTCACTTTGGTGCCATCTTTAGCTTTTAAAAAGCAAAAGCAAAAGCAATGTGTGTTCGGATAGAAAATGGATAACCACAGACAGTTTCATCAACCAATTAATGTGTCGGTTTTTCAGACCAGTTTCATTCACCATTGTCCTTTGCTTTTCTTTCCTTTGATTTATGAACTTTGAGCGGGTCCAACATGACAGTTGATTCAGATTTGGAATCTTCATTAGTGGAGCTGAGGGGATATATATGATTAAACCATCTATGGAGATTTTAAAGCATCAATCGTGGGAAACAATAAAGCTTCAACAAGAGTTTTTAGCCTATTAATTGCACTTCAACTTTTTATTTCTGGTTTTTAGGAGGAGGGTTGGAAGAGGTATGTAGAACCCTATATTTGAACCGGTCAAGTTCGGCACTCAATCGACATACTAGTTTTTTTGTGTGATTTTGAACTACTAGTAATGTGCATTGTCAAAAAGACAGCTATCAGGAACTAAAACTTGGAATCTGTTTCTTAAAATTACATTTTGAAATTCCAAGTTTTGGttcttaaaatatattttcaaaagCACATTTGGGGAATCGGTTATGAgtaggttttttttataaaacttaACACATTATTGAAAGTTTTTTACTGCTAGAACCTGCATATGTCAATTGAATGTCGATACTTCATGTGAGGTTTACAAATATTTTCCTAAAAAAATAACTATATTAAGTATCTATATTGACATTAAAATTATTCCCTATAAATATATGTAtctttttcttaattattaCATCATTTACATGTATGTTGTATTGTAGATACCCTAGAACTACCCAAACTTATGACTAATTCAAATTGGTCAATGGCATTATCAA contains:
- the LOC130723322 gene encoding leucine-rich repeat receptor-like serine/threonine-protein kinase BAM3; this translates as MATPSFSFVITCFLFLFLFLTTSPASVSSLPLSLRNQASVLVSLKQGFEAANHSSLSSWKISNYLSLCTTWHGIQCDHDNNISVVSSLDISNLNISGSVSGIHRLPNLRFLNMSNNMFSGNLSWEISHLKELEVLDAYNNEFNGSLPESVIQLPWLKHLNFGGNYFSGKIPPSYGKMRGLNFLSLAGNDLSGFIPSEIGNLTNLTHLLLGYYNQFEGGIPPQFGELINLVHLDLANCGLNGSIPAELGKLYKLDTLFLQTNQLTGSIPPQLGNLTSLKNLDLSVNKLTGDIPYEFSGLQELTLLNLFINNFHGEIPHFIAELPKLEVLKLWQNNFTGVIPPKLGHNGRLTELDLSTNKLTGLVPKSLCSGKRLQILILLRNFLFGSLPDELGQCYTLQRVRLGQNYLTGSLPHGFLYLPELSLLELQNNYLSGKIPQETSKAIAPSRLGQLILSNNNLSGSLPASIGNFPNLQILQLSGNRFSGEIPPDIGRLKNIIKLDVSMNNFSGTIPPEIGNCTLLTYLDLSQNQLLGPIPIQVTQILILNYLNVSLNHLNQSIPKELGTMKGLTSADFSHNNFSGSIPEGGQFSIFNSTSFVANPQLCGYEFNPCNLSSTTAMESQSAKPGVVPGKFKLLFALALLGCSFVFATLAIIKSRKARKHSNSWKLTSFQKLEYGSEDIVGCIKESNVIGRGGAGVVYRGTMPNGEEVAVKKLLGINKGSSHDNGLSAEIKTLGRIRHRYIVRLLAFCSNKETNLLVYDYMPNGSLGEVLHGKRGEFLKWDTRLKIATEAAKGLCYLHHDCSPLIIHRDVKSNNILLNSDFEAHVADFGLAKFMQDTGTSECMSSIAGSYGYIAPEYAYTLKVDEKSDVYSFGVVLLELITGRRPVGDFEEEGLDIVQWTKMQTNWNKEMVMKILDERLSHIPLDEAEQVFFVAMLCVNEHSVERPTMREVVEMLAQAKQPKHI